A stretch of the Marasmius oreades isolate 03SP1 chromosome 8, whole genome shotgun sequence genome encodes the following:
- a CDS encoding uncharacterized protein (BUSCO:EOG09263JFQ) gives MSYPASVAKLTSPIKELVQSVTESNPSLFGETDNDKKEVEGWIEKVGEVARPDKHKDLESTLTPRTYIATNYFTAADVALYGALHPIISKLEPAQYYSHPSITRYFDHIQSRPSIRKSADALSSYPIVTFDFENAPKLERAADPPKKKEKAPKAAAPETTNVPVASETPKEEEKLQKDKKKKEKAVAQSQEPGKNVDKKASAGGKTKAPAPDDGEPVPSMIDLRVGHIIDVKKHPDADGLYIEQIDLGEETGPRTVVSGLVNYIPIEQMQDKWLIAVCNLKPASMRGVKSFAMVLCATSKDGKEGGIELIQPPSNSLQPGERVYFEGEDYENAQPLAQLNPKKKIFETIQPGFITLDTREAAWINPATKSVHRIRTKDGVCVAPTLVGGSLS, from the exons ATGTCTTATCCTGCTTCAGTGGCAAAGCTTACGTCTCCGATAAAGGAATTGGTGCAATCTGTTACCGAGAGCAATCCCTCATTATTTGGAGAAACCGACAATGACAAGAAGGAGGTCGAGGGATGGATCGAAAAAGTAGGCGAGGTAGCGAGACCTGATAAGCACAAG GACCTGGAGAGTACATTGACTCCGCGAACATACATTGCAACGAACTATTTTACTGCCGCTGATGTTGCTCTGTATGGTGCTTTACATCCCATTATT TCCAAACTCGAGCCTGCCCAATATTATTCCCATCCATCTATTACTCGATACTTTGATCACATCCAGTCCCGTCCATCAATTCGCAAAAGCGCCGATGCACTTTCCTCATATCCGATCGTGACGTTCGACTTTGAAAACGCGCCTAAGCTTGAGCGTGCCGCAGATCCtccaaaaaagaaagaaaaggcaCCTAAAGCCGCTGCTCCAGAGACTACGAACGTTCCTGTAGCGTCCGAGACACCcaaggaggaagaaaagtTGCAGAAGgataagaagaagaaggagaaagcaGTTGCGCAGTCGCAAGAACCTGGAAAGAACGTAGACAAAAAAGCTTCAGCTGGAGGCAAGACGAAGGCTCCCGCACCGGATGACGGGGAACCGGTCCCTTCGATGATTGACCTGAGGGTAGGCCACATCATTGACG TAAAGAAACATCCGGACGCTGACGGTTTGTACATCGAGCAAATTGACCTTGGTGAAGAGACGGGACCTCGGACGGTGGTTTCTGGTCTCGTCAACTACATTCCAATAGAACAGATGCAAGACAAATGGTTAATTGCCGTT TGTAACCTAAAACCTGCGAGCATGAGGGGAGTCAAGAGCTTCGCCATGGTATTATGT GCAACGTCGAAAGACGGCAAAGAGGGTGGTATCGAGCTGATCCAACCCCCATCTAATTCTTTGCAACCTGGTGAACGAGTATACTTTGAAGGGGAAGACTATGAAA ATGCTCAACCTCTTGCGCAACTCAATCcaaagaagaagattttTGAAACCATACAACCAG GTTTCATTACCTTGGACACACGGGAAGCTGCTTGGATCAACCCCGCGACAAAAAGTGTTCACCGAATTCGAACCAAGGATGGTGTGTGTGTCGCACCTACTCTCGTAGGTGGATCCCTGTCGTAG
- the VMA11 gene encoding v-type proton ATPase 16 kDa proteolipid subunit 2, translated as MSLCPPYAPFFGFAGVASSMVLSTIGAAYGTAKAGIGIAGLGTFKPELIMKSLIPVVMSGIIAVYGLVVSVLIAGGLTPRNYSLFAGFVHLGAGLACGLTGLSAGYAIGIVGDSCVRAYVHESKVFVSMVLILIFAEVLGLYGLIVALIMNSTATSLDVCT; from the exons ATGTCTCTCTGTCCACCGTACGCGCCTTTCTTTGGATTTGCTGGCGTTGCTTCCTCG ATGGTCCTCAGTA CAATCGGGGCTGCGTATGGTACGGCTAAAGCTGGGATTGGCATCGCAGGGCTAGGTACCTTTAAGCCTGAGTTGATCATGAAG TCCCTTATACCGGTCGTCATGTCTGGTATCATTGCAGTTTATGGTCTGGTTGTCTCGGTTCTGATAGCTGGAGGGT TAACACCGCGAAATTACTCTTTATTTGCAGGCTTCGTTCATCTTGGGGCTGGTCTTGCTTGTGGGCTGACAGGCCTTAGTGCAGGATATGCTATTGGAATCGTCGGCGATTCT TGCGTCCGTGCCTACGTTCATGAGTCGAAGGTATTCGTGTCTATGGTCCTCATTCTCATCTTCGCCGAAGTGTTGGGGTTGTATGG CTTAATCGTGGCACTCATTATGAACTCGACAGCAACCTCGTTGGACGTCTGTACTTAA